The following proteins are encoded in a genomic region of Catellatospora sp. TT07R-123:
- a CDS encoding IucA/IucC family siderophore biosynthesis protein, with the protein MPNTDDTLPGARAAVLARLWGALVREPLPGVAERRVYGTDVLVTLASGQRLMGSAAMAEMFAVAPEGLRIALETERHDDPAALLRALDLPGHPRRLAEEVADSVVQLALARAGQPGPHRGTPVLDALAGRADGLAVLEQAVVDGHPLHPCCRTRLGMSQAESLAYAPEHRPTVGLEVFTVPARRWLTTGAGLAPRLPVHPWQREHVLSAYPFLKPTGEKIAARPLMSLRTLAAVADPTRHYKTSVDVQMTSAVRIVSPAAVRNGPVVSKLLAQLGADLGLSVWPELAAGAVLDESGQPLRSLAVVARRAARPGPNEVILPVAALSAPSPADGRPLLCEAVTSGYGGHPAGFVADLAGLIVPVLLTLLHRGVALEAHGQNLLVTLSHGRPTGLSYRDIGGIRVSPQRLRRHGADVPALHGDLATDDPAQLRAKVLASGIAVALGEPIATVSREYGVDPAALWRLVRDRVEALYDALPPSAAGDARAVLGDTLPLKATTVMRLADDPLADVWAALPNPLAQ; encoded by the coding sequence GTGCCGAACACCGACGACACGCTCCCCGGCGCCCGCGCTGCGGTGCTCGCCCGGCTGTGGGGTGCCCTGGTCCGCGAGCCGCTGCCCGGCGTGGCCGAGCGCCGGGTGTACGGCACGGACGTCCTGGTCACCCTCGCCTCCGGCCAGCGGCTGATGGGCAGCGCCGCGATGGCCGAGATGTTCGCCGTCGCGCCGGAGGGCCTGCGCATCGCGCTGGAGACCGAGCGCCACGACGACCCCGCCGCGCTGCTGCGGGCCCTCGACCTGCCCGGACATCCGCGGCGGCTGGCCGAGGAGGTCGCCGACAGCGTGGTGCAGCTGGCCCTGGCCCGCGCCGGGCAGCCCGGCCCGCACCGCGGCACGCCCGTGCTGGACGCGCTGGCCGGTCGCGCCGACGGCCTGGCGGTGCTGGAGCAGGCCGTGGTCGACGGCCACCCGCTGCACCCCTGCTGCCGCACCCGGCTCGGCATGTCCCAGGCCGAGTCCCTGGCGTACGCCCCCGAGCACCGGCCCACGGTGGGCCTGGAGGTGTTCACCGTCCCGGCCAGGCGCTGGCTGACCACGGGCGCGGGGCTGGCACCCCGGCTGCCGGTGCACCCGTGGCAGCGCGAGCACGTGCTGTCGGCGTACCCCTTCCTGAAACCGACCGGCGAGAAGATCGCGGCCCGGCCGCTGATGTCGCTGCGCACGCTCGCCGCGGTCGCCGACCCCACCCGGCACTACAAGACGTCGGTGGACGTGCAGATGACCAGCGCGGTCCGCATCGTCTCCCCCGCCGCGGTGCGCAACGGCCCGGTGGTGTCGAAACTGCTCGCCCAGCTCGGCGCCGACCTGGGCCTGTCGGTGTGGCCGGAGCTGGCCGCGGGCGCGGTGCTCGACGAGTCCGGGCAGCCGCTGCGCAGCCTGGCCGTGGTGGCCCGCCGTGCCGCCCGCCCCGGCCCGAACGAGGTGATCCTGCCGGTCGCGGCGCTGTCGGCGCCCTCGCCGGCCGACGGCCGCCCGCTGCTGTGCGAGGCGGTGACGTCGGGCTACGGCGGGCACCCCGCCGGGTTCGTCGCCGACCTGGCCGGGCTGATCGTGCCGGTGCTGCTGACGCTGCTGCACCGGGGTGTGGCGCTGGAGGCGCACGGGCAGAACCTGCTGGTCACGCTCAGCCACGGGCGGCCCACGGGGCTGTCGTACCGCGACATCGGCGGCATCCGGGTCAGCCCGCAGCGGCTGCGCCGCCACGGCGCGGACGTGCCGGCGCTGCACGGCGACCTGGCCACCGACGACCCCGCGCAGCTGCGGGCCAAGGTGCTGGCCTCCGGCATCGCGGTCGCGCTCGGCGAGCCCATCGCGACCGTCAGCCGGGAGTACGGTGTCGACCCGGCCGCGCTGTGGCGCCTGGTCCGCGACCGGGTCGAGGCGCTCTACGACGCGCTGCCGCCCTCGGCCGCCGGCGACGCCCGCGCGGTGCTCGGCGACACCCTGCCGCTCAAGGCCACCACGGTGATGCGGCTGGCCGACGATCCGCTGGCCGACGTGTGGGCCGCGCTGCCGAACCCGCTGGCCCAGTGA
- a CDS encoding DMT family transporter, producing the protein MASAAARRKGSGPAVLLILGSMLSVQVGAAASTGLFDAVGPAGTAWLRQCWATVAFWLIARPTWRWLRAQRRADLAGALLLGAVSAVMSVAFFEAIARIPLATAVALEFLGPLGLAVVRRTGRSGLVWPVFALAGVLALTRPWRGGVSVAGVALALVAAAGWAAYILLTQRVGDRFEGVKGLAVAMPAAVVVTALFGVPQAAGGLTGPVVAQAAWLALLLPVLPYALELLALRRLNVAAFGTLMCLEPAFALLVGAVLLGQAPAPAQVLGVALVVVAGIGAQRTGHR; encoded by the coding sequence ATGGCCTCGGCGGCGGCACGGCGGAAGGGCAGCGGCCCGGCCGTCCTGCTCATCCTCGGGTCGATGCTGTCGGTGCAGGTCGGCGCGGCCGCGTCGACAGGGCTGTTCGACGCCGTCGGCCCGGCGGGCACGGCGTGGCTGCGCCAGTGCTGGGCAACCGTGGCGTTCTGGCTGATCGCCCGCCCGACGTGGCGGTGGCTGCGCGCGCAGCGCCGGGCCGACCTGGCCGGAGCGCTGCTGCTGGGCGCGGTGAGCGCGGTGATGAGCGTGGCGTTCTTCGAGGCGATCGCGCGGATCCCGCTGGCCACCGCGGTGGCGCTGGAGTTCCTGGGCCCGCTGGGGCTGGCGGTGGTGCGGCGGACCGGCCGGTCCGGACTGGTGTGGCCGGTGTTCGCGCTGGCGGGCGTGCTGGCGCTGACCCGGCCGTGGCGGGGCGGCGTCTCGGTGGCCGGCGTCGCGCTGGCGCTGGTCGCGGCGGCCGGGTGGGCGGCGTACATCCTGCTGACGCAGCGGGTCGGCGACCGGTTCGAGGGGGTCAAGGGGCTGGCGGTGGCGATGCCCGCGGCGGTGGTGGTGACGGCGCTGTTCGGCGTGCCGCAGGCGGCGGGCGGGCTGACCGGCCCGGTGGTGGCGCAGGCGGCGTGGCTGGCGCTGCTGCTGCCGGTGCTGCCGTACGCGCTGGAGCTGCTCGCGCTGCGCCGGCTCAACGTGGCGGCCTTCGGCACCCTGATGTGCCTGGAACCGGCGTTCGCGCTGCTGGTCGGTGCGGTGCTGCTGGGCCAGGCACCGGCACCGGCGCAGGTGCTCGGGGTGGCGCTGGTCGTCGTGGCCGGGATCGGCGCGCAGCGCACCGGGCACCGGTGA
- a CDS encoding IucA/IucC family siderophore biosynthesis protein, with translation MRTLDGSMAAEVAGIAPDLLDGYRDALPRAREAVATRLAEALWREDLGDARRRFRGTVHGFERVVLGPVADDPLSLTDHPGLRAELDSAVHGLALAYARRAVQDPGHRAAATALGLPDLPSLLADLDPDERVARLERLATEGHNLHPCGRTRLGWGAADMIAHDLETASTAVGFVAAGPDLVLGDDPAERLGVAAPPGRRVLPVHIWQLRRLRERHPELFADGTLRVLDPVLPALPTAALRTVLLTNRPGPAVYLKLSLDVQITSTRRTISVASTRNGPALSAVLSALLADDPAGERLLLMTEPAGTAALVGDSRQLSTIVRDGLGPLLAPGDEPVPGSALAAVDPVSGGTVLSGLVDRYARTRGLASPQAAATGFLTEYAELLLPPVLRLAARYGIGLEAHLQNCVPVFRGGVPHRMGIRDLAGMRVHEGRLAAAGIGLRLWPGSVIGTGDEPVLLAKVAYTAFQAHLGEVVLRLGQSHGLAEADAWAVVRRVVDAALAGHPDHAFYTAPTVPHKALTRMRLAGSGDLHVPVQNPLYAR, from the coding sequence ATGCGCACGCTCGACGGCTCGATGGCCGCCGAGGTGGCCGGGATCGCCCCGGACCTGCTCGACGGCTACCGCGACGCGCTGCCGCGGGCGCGCGAGGCGGTCGCGACGCGGCTGGCCGAGGCGCTGTGGCGCGAGGACCTGGGCGACGCGCGGCGGCGCTTCCGGGGCACGGTGCACGGGTTCGAGCGGGTGGTGCTCGGGCCGGTCGCCGACGACCCGCTGTCGCTGACCGACCATCCGGGGCTGCGCGCCGAACTGGACAGCGCGGTGCACGGGCTGGCCCTGGCGTACGCGCGGCGCGCCGTACAGGACCCGGGGCACCGGGCTGCCGCGACCGCGCTCGGGCTGCCCGACCTGCCGTCGCTGCTGGCCGACCTGGACCCGGACGAGCGGGTGGCGCGGCTGGAGCGGCTGGCCACCGAGGGGCACAACCTGCACCCGTGCGGGCGGACCCGGCTGGGCTGGGGCGCGGCCGACATGATCGCGCACGACCTGGAGACCGCGTCGACGGCGGTCGGGTTCGTCGCCGCCGGGCCCGATCTGGTGCTCGGCGACGACCCGGCCGAGCGGCTGGGCGTCGCGGCGCCGCCGGGGCGGCGGGTGCTGCCGGTGCACATCTGGCAGCTGCGGCGCCTGCGCGAGCGGCACCCGGAGCTGTTCGCCGACGGCACGCTGCGGGTGCTCGACCCGGTGCTGCCCGCACTGCCCACGGCGGCGCTGCGCACGGTGCTGCTGACCAACCGGCCCGGCCCGGCCGTGTACCTGAAGCTGTCGCTGGACGTCCAGATCACCTCGACCCGGCGGACCATCTCGGTCGCCTCGACCCGCAACGGGCCCGCCCTGTCCGCGGTGCTCAGCGCGCTGCTCGCCGACGACCCGGCCGGGGAGCGGCTGCTGCTGATGACCGAACCGGCGGGCACGGCCGCGCTGGTCGGCGACTCGCGCCAGCTGAGCACCATCGTCCGCGACGGCCTCGGCCCGCTGCTCGCGCCGGGCGACGAGCCGGTGCCCGGCAGCGCGCTGGCCGCGGTCGACCCGGTCAGCGGCGGCACCGTCCTGTCCGGCCTGGTCGACCGGTATGCCCGCACCCGCGGACTCGCGTCGCCGCAGGCGGCCGCGACGGGCTTCCTCACCGAGTACGCCGAACTGCTGCTGCCGCCGGTGCTGCGCCTGGCCGCCCGCTACGGCATCGGGCTGGAGGCGCACCTGCAGAACTGCGTGCCGGTGTTCCGCGGCGGCGTCCCGCACCGGATGGGCATCCGGGACCTGGCCGGGATGCGCGTGCACGAGGGGCGGCTGGCGGCCGCCGGGATCGGGCTGCGGCTGTGGCCGGGGTCGGTGATCGGCACGGGCGACGAGCCGGTGCTGCTGGCGAAGGTGGCGTACACGGCGTTCCAGGCGCACCTGGGCGAGGTGGTGCTGCGGCTGGGCCAGTCGCACGGGCTGGCCGAGGCCGACGCCTGGGCGGTGGTGCGCCGCGTCGTGGACGCCGCCCTGGCCGGACATCCCGACCACGCCTTCTACACCGCGCCGACGGTGCCGCACAAGGCGCTGACCAGGATGCGCCTGGCCGGTTCCGGCGATCTCCACGTGCCCGTGCAGAATCCGCTGTATGCCCGCTGA
- a CDS encoding TSUP family transporter has product MDAGTLTLLLTAATAAGWVDAVVGGGGLLLLPALLIGLPNVPVATVLGTNKMTAIAGTSSAAVLYARRTRIDWRVAGPAAAMAVVVSGIGAWFAGSVPPDAYRPVVLAILVGVALFVTFRPNNGVTAHPEKRTRTRAAVAVALAGGLIALYDGMIGPGTGTFLVLTFTTVIGADFLHGSAMAKIVNAGTNLGALIVFSLGGHVWWQLGAAMAVCNIIGAQLGARLALKRGSGFVRIVLLVVVLALIARLSYDQWFA; this is encoded by the coding sequence ATGGACGCCGGCACCCTCACGCTGCTGCTGACCGCCGCCACCGCCGCCGGGTGGGTGGACGCCGTGGTCGGCGGCGGCGGCCTCCTGCTGCTGCCCGCCCTGCTGATCGGCCTGCCCAACGTGCCGGTCGCCACGGTGCTGGGCACGAACAAGATGACCGCGATCGCGGGCACCTCCAGCGCCGCGGTGCTGTACGCCCGGCGCACCCGCATCGACTGGCGGGTGGCCGGGCCGGCCGCGGCGATGGCCGTGGTCGTCTCCGGCATCGGCGCCTGGTTCGCCGGGTCGGTGCCGCCGGACGCGTACCGGCCGGTGGTGCTGGCCATCCTGGTGGGCGTCGCCCTGTTCGTGACGTTCCGCCCGAACAACGGGGTCACCGCCCACCCGGAGAAGCGCACCAGGACCCGTGCGGCGGTCGCGGTCGCGCTGGCCGGCGGCCTGATCGCCCTGTACGACGGCATGATCGGCCCCGGCACCGGCACCTTCCTGGTGCTCACCTTCACCACCGTGATCGGCGCCGACTTCCTGCACGGCTCGGCCATGGCCAAGATCGTCAACGCGGGCACCAACCTCGGCGCGCTGATCGTCTTCTCGCTCGGCGGCCACGTGTGGTGGCAGCTCGGCGCGGCGATGGCCGTCTGCAACATCATCGGCGCGCAGCTCGGCGCCCGGCTGGCCCTCAAGCGCGGCTCCGGCTTCGTCCGCATCGTGCTCCTGGTCGTCGTCCTGGCCCTGATCGCCCGCCTGTCCTACGACCAGTGGTTCGCCTGA
- a CDS encoding alanine racemase, translating to MPADLPPRVAEALRALPDPVCAYVYDPAVLADRVARLRAALPGVAVCYAVKANGHPALVGAAARVCDGLEVASGGELALAEAAGARRIVFGGPAKTDAELAAALRLRATVNVESVHELRRLSLLAAEVGETAEITLRVNRAEGGLPGTHAMAGAATPFGVEEAQLPEAVALAHSLPGVNLTGWHLHAVSNNLDAAAHARFLAEALDWSVLVADKLGVALRSVNAGGGFGVDYAGDAVFDPAALRFDVPAGIELVVEPGRWLAADAGWYAAQVLDLKQTHGRWFAVLRGGTHHFRLPAAWGYSHPFTVLPVEHWPYPWPRPQVEETAVDAVGELCTPRDVLARDRHVERLRVGDVLVFGRTGAYGWDISHHMFLRHPEPDFVVL from the coding sequence ATGCCCGCTGACCTGCCGCCGCGCGTGGCCGAGGCGCTGCGCGCCCTGCCCGACCCGGTCTGCGCCTACGTGTACGACCCCGCCGTGCTCGCCGACCGCGTCGCCCGGCTGCGCGCCGCCCTGCCCGGCGTGGCCGTCTGCTACGCGGTCAAGGCCAACGGGCATCCCGCGCTGGTCGGTGCGGCCGCGCGGGTCTGCGACGGGCTGGAGGTCGCCTCCGGCGGCGAACTGGCCCTGGCCGAGGCGGCCGGGGCCCGCCGGATCGTGTTCGGCGGCCCGGCCAAGACCGACGCGGAGCTGGCCGCCGCGCTGCGGCTGCGCGCCACCGTCAACGTCGAGAGCGTGCACGAGCTGCGCCGGTTGAGCCTGCTCGCGGCCGAGGTAGGCGAGACCGCCGAGATCACGCTGCGGGTCAACCGGGCCGAGGGCGGGCTGCCGGGCACGCACGCGATGGCCGGGGCCGCCACCCCGTTCGGCGTCGAGGAGGCGCAGCTGCCCGAGGCGGTGGCGCTGGCGCACTCGCTGCCGGGCGTGAACCTGACCGGCTGGCACCTGCACGCCGTCTCCAACAACCTCGACGCGGCCGCGCACGCGCGGTTCCTGGCCGAGGCGCTGGACTGGTCCGTCCTGGTCGCCGACAAGCTGGGGGTGGCGCTGCGCAGCGTCAACGCCGGTGGTGGATTCGGCGTCGACTACGCCGGGGACGCCGTGTTCGATCCGGCGGCGCTGCGGTTCGACGTGCCCGCCGGGATCGAGCTGGTGGTGGAACCGGGCCGGTGGCTGGCCGCCGACGCGGGCTGGTACGCCGCGCAGGTGCTGGACCTGAAGCAGACCCACGGCCGCTGGTTCGCGGTGCTGCGCGGCGGGACCCACCACTTCCGGCTGCCCGCGGCGTGGGGCTACAGCCACCCGTTCACGGTGCTCCCGGTCGAGCACTGGCCGTACCCGTGGCCGCGGCCGCAGGTCGAGGAGACCGCCGTGGACGCGGTCGGCGAGCTGTGCACGCCGCGCGACGTGCTCGCCCGCGACCGGCACGTCGAGCGGCTGCGCGTCGGCGACGTGCTGGTCTTCGGCCGCACGGGGGCGTACGGCTGGGACATCTCGCACCACATGTTCCTGCGCCACCCCGAGCCCGATTTCGTGGTGCTCTGA
- a CDS encoding substrate-binding and VWA domain-containing protein: MPNGRSSAVRSHRRGGGRRRTIAPWLVIPMALVLVGSGLTIGYVYLIKNACSGSTQATIVAPPTTAALLQDLAGKWAQTNPSVNGVCASVKIGVQETAVTVEALAHDWDPTASGPAPDVWVPPSSAWVKKAAAASETADRLLPDLLPSVARTPVVIAMPRTVAEQLNWPNTKLDWKDLLDKLAQDKSIKIGMSNPATSTAGLLALSAIIDADDNTEVDSTELGRVFQLEQRLSVYKSTTEELFAEYVAGQGKSLTAFPALEQDIVRHNEAHPDLPLVAVYPQNATTEADNPYLVLKNAAWTSKERVDAAQAFLQYLREEPARAEVQSMGYRDSNRVPGPKLSQNNGVVSKLTALPGGVLLSESITQTVNTWTALTRPTNMLLVLDVSGSMGSVVRGTGLTKLDLTKSGAGAAIQLFGDDAQVGLWAFSSQQSGKKAYREVVPVGKLNDDVDTDGESASRRDTLVSQLKELEPGGNTGMYDTVWAAYQTMQKQYVPDATNMIVLLSDGADDDQLQGLKLEELTAKIKAADPSRPVKIVTIALGKPENSTALAKISAATGENTYSSERSYDIGKVLMSAIFDVN; the protein is encoded by the coding sequence ATGCCGAACGGCCGTAGCTCCGCGGTCCGATCGCACCGGCGCGGTGGCGGCCGGCGCCGCACGATCGCACCCTGGCTCGTCATCCCGATGGCACTGGTGCTGGTCGGCTCCGGGCTGACCATCGGTTACGTGTACCTCATCAAGAACGCCTGCTCCGGCAGCACCCAGGCCACCATCGTGGCGCCGCCGACGACTGCCGCGCTGCTGCAGGACCTGGCGGGCAAGTGGGCGCAGACCAACCCGTCGGTCAACGGCGTGTGCGCCTCGGTGAAGATCGGCGTGCAGGAGACCGCGGTCACCGTGGAGGCGCTCGCGCACGACTGGGACCCGACGGCCTCCGGCCCGGCTCCCGACGTATGGGTGCCCCCGTCGAGCGCCTGGGTGAAGAAGGCCGCCGCCGCCAGCGAGACCGCCGACCGGCTGCTGCCGGACCTGCTGCCCAGCGTGGCGCGTACGCCCGTCGTGATCGCGATGCCCCGGACCGTCGCCGAGCAGCTCAACTGGCCCAACACCAAGCTGGACTGGAAAGACCTGCTCGACAAGCTCGCGCAGGACAAGTCCATCAAGATCGGCATGAGCAACCCGGCGACCTCGACCGCGGGCCTGCTCGCGCTGTCGGCGATCATCGACGCCGACGACAACACCGAGGTCGACTCCACCGAGCTCGGCCGGGTGTTCCAGCTGGAGCAGCGCCTGTCGGTGTACAAGAGCACCACCGAGGAGCTGTTCGCGGAGTACGTCGCCGGCCAGGGCAAGTCGCTGACCGCGTTCCCCGCGCTGGAGCAGGACATCGTGCGCCACAACGAGGCCCACCCGGACCTGCCGCTGGTCGCCGTCTACCCGCAGAACGCGACCACCGAGGCGGACAACCCGTACCTGGTGCTGAAGAACGCGGCGTGGACCAGCAAGGAGCGGGTCGACGCCGCCCAGGCGTTCCTCCAGTACCTGCGCGAGGAGCCCGCCCGGGCCGAGGTGCAGTCGATGGGCTACCGCGACTCCAACCGCGTGCCCGGTCCGAAGCTGTCGCAGAACAACGGCGTGGTCAGCAAGCTGACCGCGCTGCCGGGCGGCGTGCTGCTGAGCGAGTCGATCACCCAGACGGTCAACACCTGGACCGCGCTGACCCGCCCGACCAACATGCTGCTGGTGCTGGACGTGTCCGGCTCGATGGGCAGCGTGGTGCGCGGCACCGGCCTGACCAAACTGGACCTGACCAAGTCGGGCGCCGGGGCGGCGATCCAGCTGTTCGGTGACGACGCCCAGGTCGGCCTGTGGGCCTTCTCCTCGCAGCAGTCGGGCAAGAAGGCCTACCGCGAGGTGGTGCCGGTCGGCAAGCTCAACGACGACGTCGACACCGACGGGGAGAGCGCCTCGCGGCGCGACACCCTCGTGTCGCAGCTCAAGGAGCTGGAGCCGGGCGGCAACACGGGTATGTACGACACGGTCTGGGCGGCGTACCAGACCATGCAGAAGCAGTACGTCCCCGACGCCACCAACATGATCGTGCTGCTGTCCGACGGCGCCGACGACGACCAGCTCCAGGGCCTGAAGCTGGAAGAGCTCACCGCGAAGATCAAGGCGGCGGACCCGAGCCGGCCCGTCAAGATCGTCACGATCGCGCTGGGCAAGCCGGAGAACAGCACCGCCCTCGCCAAGATCAGCGCCGCGACCGGGGAGAACACCTACAGCTCCGAGCGGTCGTACGACATCGGCAAGGTCCTCATGAGCGCCATCTTCGACGTCAACTGA